Proteins encoded by one window of Ursus arctos isolate Adak ecotype North America unplaced genomic scaffold, UrsArc2.0 scaffold_22, whole genome shotgun sequence:
- the LOC113248282 gene encoding olfactory receptor 51I1-like has protein sequence MVNSSQFNPQYFLLTGLPGLEALYPWFIFPFCSIYLVALLGNSLVLAVIRKNTTLHQPMYLFLAMLAFAELGVSASTLPTVLGIFLFGANEICFEACLVQMFSIHSFSIMESGVLLAMSVDRFVAIYNPLRYTAILTRPRIAATGAALGLKSVMLMFPLPFLLKRLPFCGHNVLSHSYCLHSDLIQLPCGDTRPSSILGLCIVTSTFGLDSLLIVLSYVLILHTVLSIISGEGRQKALNTCVSHICAVLVYYVPMISVALVHRFMKQAAPAVRLLLANVYLLVSPVLNPIIYNVKTKQMRQGLIQLFLLRK, from the coding sequence ATGGTCAACAGCAGCCAGTTCAACCCCCAGTACTTTCTGCTAACTGGTCTCCCTGGTCTGGAGGCCTTGTACCCTTGGTTTATCTTCCCATTCTGCTCCATATATCTTGTGGCCCTTTTGGGCAATAGCCTGGTCCTGGCAGTGATCAGGAAAAACACCACCCTGCACCAGCCGATGTATCTTTTCCTGGCTATGCTGGCCTTTGCAGAGCTTGGCGTCTCTGCTTCCACGTTGCCCACTGTGTTGGGCATCTTCCTTTTTGGTGCCAATGAGATCTGCTTTGAAGCCTGCCTTGTGCAGATGTTCTCCATACATTCGTTTTCCATCATGGAGTCAGGAGTCCTGCTGGCCATGTCTGTGGACCGCTTCGTGGCCATCTACAACCCACTGCGGTACACCGCCATCCTGACCAGGCCCCGTATTGCTGCCACTGGTGCTGCACTTGGACTGAAGAGTGTGATGCTCATGTTcccactgcccttcctcctgAAACGTCTGCCCTTCTGTGGCCACAAtgtcctctcccactcctacTGCCTTCACTCAGATCTAATCCAGCTGCCCTGCGGGGATACACGTCCCAGTAGCATTCTGGGGCTCTGCATTGTTACTTCCACTTTTGGGCTGGACTCGCTGCTCATCGTCCTCTCCTACGTGCTGATCCTCCACACAGTGCTGAGCATTATCtcaggggagggaaggcagaaggCCCTCAACACATGCGTGTCTCACATCTGTGCCGTGCTTGTGTATTACGTGCCCATGATCAGCGTGGCTCTGGTGCACCGCTTCATGAAGCAAGCTGCACCTGCTGTCCGTCTACTCCTGGCCAACGTCTACCTTCTGGTGTCACCCGTgctcaaccccatcatctacaACGTTAAGACAAAGCAGATGCGCCAGGGGTTAATCCAACTCtttcttctaagaaaataa